The following are encoded in a window of Spea bombifrons isolate aSpeBom1 chromosome 2, aSpeBom1.2.pri, whole genome shotgun sequence genomic DNA:
- the LOC128473765 gene encoding acrosin-like, with protein sequence MKLFLIGFIIWALFIVSESSEDGVCGNRPLVQDFRGSRVVGGKDAEPGNWPWTVSIQEEIDKEYFHLCGGVVLNPLWVLTAAHCFKNLSNEYFSWRLVFGANQLSQIGAKVQIRTIKEKIQHEKYDPETESNDIALLKLNKPIIFDDYTQPACLPAKQAILSKMDDCYIAGWGVLEEGSTEASDILQEAPVNLIPVERCNRPTWYNGALGNYNLCAGYEQGGIDSCQGDSGGPLMCKKHKAKFYTVVGVTSWGSGCGQKQNPGIYTSTQFYLEWIFKHINNEKKPASKSLKMKAAKKIWPKLAEKLSKAGKKTH encoded by the exons ATGAAGCTGTTCCTAATTGGATTTATTATTTGGGCTCTTTTCATTGTTTCTGAGAGCTCTGAAGATGGAG TCTGTGGAAACAGACCCCTAGTGCAGGATTTCCGTGGCTCCCGCGTGGTTGGGGGAAAGGATGCGGAGCCCGGTAACTGGCCCTGGACAGTGAGTATCCAGGAGGAAATCGACAAAgagtattttcatttatgcGGAGGTGTCGTCCTGAATCCTTTGTGGGTTCTGACAGCTGCCCATTGTTTTAAGAATCTCAGCAA TGAATATTTTTCCTGGAGACTTGTGTTTGGCGCCAACCAACTATCACAGATTGGGGCAAAGGTTCAGATCCGAACTATAAAAGAAAAGATTCAGCATGAGAAATACGATCCTGAAACGGAAAGCAACGACATCGCTTTGCTTAAGCTGAACAAGCCCATCATATTTGACGACTACACTCAGCCAGCGTGTCTCCCTGCCAAACAGGCGATTCTGAGTAAAATGGACGACTGCTACATCGCAGGCTGGGGTGTCCTTGAAGAAGGAT cgACTGAAGCATCAGACATCCTCCAGGAAGCTCCTGTGAACCTGATTCCAGTGGAACGCTGCAACCGCCCAACCTGGTATAACGGAGCTTTGGGTAACTACAACCTCTGTGCTGGATATGAACAGGGAGGCATCGATAGCTGCCAG GGTGACAGTGGTGGACCTTTGATGTGCAAAAAACACAAAGCCAAGTTTTACACTGTGGTTGGTGTAACCAGCTGGGGCTCCGGCTGTGGCCAGAAGCAAAACCCTGGCATCTACACCTCGACCCAGTTCTACCTCGAGTGGATCTTTAAACACATCAACAACGAGAAGAAACCTGCATCAAAATCTCTGAAGATGAAGGCCGCTAAAAAAATCTGGCCAAAATTAGCCGAAAAACTCAGCAAAGCTGGCAAGAAGACCCATTAA